From a region of the Salvelinus alpinus chromosome 2, SLU_Salpinus.1, whole genome shotgun sequence genome:
- the slc26a11 gene encoding sodium-independent sulfate anion transporter isoform X1: MMEPLVDRPGPQIGRSSLGERMASCCSYRTLQAWLPILTWLPKYRLSWLQMDLIAGLTVGLTTVPQALAYAEVAGLPVQYGLYSAFMGGFIYTFLGTSKDVTLGPTAIMSLLCASYVGGDPVRAVLLSLLCGTIQTAMALLRLGFLLDFISFPVIKGFTCAAAVTIGFGQVKNVLGLKDIPHEFFLQVYYTFNRIPEARIGDVVLGLLCLCLLVTLQWMKSTLEPPSEQDAPLTRAAHTLVWGIATVRNALVVVAASFVAFSWNAIGSPVFTITGKTSQGLPPFRAPPLSETTPNGTGIGFGEIVEDFGGGLAVIPFMGVLESIAIAKAFASQNDYRIDANQELFAIGLTNIMGSFVSAYPVTGSFGRTAVNSQTGVCTPAGGIVTGVVVLLSLAFLMPAFYYIPKASLAAVIICAVAPMVDYRVIIQFWRIRKLDLVPFLTTFLLSFWEVQYGIVGGVVVSGLMLLYNVARPSIKVCDHGVLVMELDSGLSFPSTEYLNTVLYTQALQASPPRSVVLDCHHVNTVDYTVVNELRDLLRQFKLRGVGLVFSGLQYSVLEVLLAADLPDFRHTASVEAALTILSGNTQ, from the exons ATGATGGAGCCCCTGGTGGACCGGCCCGGGCCCCAGATCGGAAGGTCCTCTCTGGGGGAGAGAATGGCCTCCTGCTGCTCCTACAGAACCCTCCAGGCCTGGCTCCCCATCCTCACCTGGTTACCCAA GTACAGGCTGAGCTGGCTCCAGATGGACCTGATAGCAGGTCTCACCGTGGGTCTAACCACTGTACCACAGGCCCTGGCTTATGCTGAGGTGGCCGGcctacctgtacag TACGGCTTGTACTCAGCCTTCATGGGTGGGTTCATCTATACGTTTCTGGGAACCTCCAAGGATGTAACCCTGGGTCCTACTGCCATCATGTCCCTGCTGTGTGCCTCCTACGTGGGGGGAGACCCGGTTCGAGCCGTCCTCCTCAGCCTGCTCTGTGGAACCATACAGACCGCCATGGCTCTACTACGTCTGG GGTTTCTTCTGGACTTCATCTCCTTTCCGGTGATCAAAGGCTTCACCTGTGCTGCCGCGGTAACCATAGGCTTCGGTCAAGtcaag AATGTGCTGGGACTGAAGGACATACCTCATGAGTTCTTCCTGCAGGTCTACTACACCTTCAACAGGATACCTGAGGCcag gataggAGATGTGGTTCTaggtctgctgtgtctgtgtctgctggTGACGTTGCAGTGGATGAAGAGTACCCTGGAACCCCCGTCAGAACAGGACGCCCCCCTCACCAGGGCCGCTCACACTCTGGTCTGGGGCATCGCTACCG TGCGTAATGCGTTGGTCGTAGTGGCGGCGTCCTTCGTGGCATTCTCGTGGAACGCGATAGGCTCACCGGTCTTCACCATTACCGGGAAAACGTCCCAGGGCCTGCCGCCGTTCAGAGCCCCTCCCCTCTCCGAGACCACGCCCAACGGTACCGGCATCGGCTTCGGAGAGATCGTAGAG GATTTTGGAGGAGGGCTGGCTGTCATCCCCTTCATGGGAGTACTGGAGAGCATTGCCATCGCTAAAGCCTTCG CCAGTCAGAATGACTATAGGATCGATGCCAACCAGGAACTGTTTGCTATTGGTCTAACCAACATTATGGGATCCTTCGTCTCAGCCTATCCGGTCACAGGAAGCTTCGGAAG GACTGCGGTGAACTCCCAGACAGGGGTGTGTACACCAGCCGGAGGCATAGTCACTG GTGTGGTAGTGCTGTTGTCCCTGGCCTTCCTGATGCCAGCATTCTACTACATCCCTAAAGCCTCTCTGGCAGCTGTCATCATCTGTGCTGTGGCTCCCATGGTCGACTACCGTGTCATCATACAGTTCTGGAGGATACGCA agCTTGACCTGGTGCCGTTCCTGACCACCTTCCTGTTGAGTTTCTGGGAGGTGCAGTACGGCATTGTGGGAGGTGTAGTTGTTTCTGGACTCATGCTGCTCTACAATGTAGCCAGGCCCAGCATAAAG gtgtgtgaTCATGGTGTTCTGGTGATGGAGTTGGATAGTGGACTCAGTTTCCCCTCCACAGAGTACCTCAACACTGTCCTATACACTCAGGCACTACAGG cctctcctcctagGTCAGTGGTCCTGGACTGTCATCATGTCAATACTGTAGACTATACAGTTGTCAACGAGCTCAGGGACCTGCTACGACAGTTCAAACTACGAGGGGTCGGACTCGTCTTCTCTGGCCTGcag tattcgGTCTTGGAGGTCCTGTTGGCAGCAGACCTGCCGGATTTTAGACACACCGCCAGTGTGGAGGCGGCACTAACCATCCTATCGGGTAACACTCAGTGA
- the slc26a11 gene encoding sodium-independent sulfate anion transporter isoform X2, giving the protein MMEPLVDRPGPQIGRSSLGERMASCCSYRTLQAWLPILTWLPKYRLSWLQMDLIAGLTVGLTTVPQALAYAEVAGLPVQYGLYSAFMGGFIYTFLGTSKDVTLGPTAIMSLLCASYVGGDPVRAVLLSLLCGTIQTAMALLRLGFLLDFISFPVIKGFTCAAAVTIGFGQVKNVLGLKDIPHEFFLQVYYTFNRIPEARIGDVVLGLLCLCLLVTLQWMKSTLEPPSEQDAPLTRAAHTLVWGIATVRNALVVVAASFVAFSWNAIGSPVFTITGKTSQGLPPFRAPPLSETTPNGTGIGFGEIVEDFGGGLAVIPFMGVLESIAIAKAFASQNDYRIDANQELFAIGLTNIMGSFVSAYPVTGSFGRTAVNSQTGVCTPAGGIVTGVVVLLSLAFLMPAFYYIPKASLAAVIICAVAPMVDYRVIIQFWRIRKLDLVPFLTTFLLSFWEVQYGIVGGVVVSGLMLLYNVARPSIKVCDHGVLVMELDSGLSFPSTEYLNTVLYTQALQASPPRSVVLDCHHVNTVDYTVVNELRDLLRQFKLRGVGLVFSGLQYSVLEVLLAADLPDFRHTASVEAALTILSEPT; this is encoded by the exons ATGATGGAGCCCCTGGTGGACCGGCCCGGGCCCCAGATCGGAAGGTCCTCTCTGGGGGAGAGAATGGCCTCCTGCTGCTCCTACAGAACCCTCCAGGCCTGGCTCCCCATCCTCACCTGGTTACCCAA GTACAGGCTGAGCTGGCTCCAGATGGACCTGATAGCAGGTCTCACCGTGGGTCTAACCACTGTACCACAGGCCCTGGCTTATGCTGAGGTGGCCGGcctacctgtacag TACGGCTTGTACTCAGCCTTCATGGGTGGGTTCATCTATACGTTTCTGGGAACCTCCAAGGATGTAACCCTGGGTCCTACTGCCATCATGTCCCTGCTGTGTGCCTCCTACGTGGGGGGAGACCCGGTTCGAGCCGTCCTCCTCAGCCTGCTCTGTGGAACCATACAGACCGCCATGGCTCTACTACGTCTGG GGTTTCTTCTGGACTTCATCTCCTTTCCGGTGATCAAAGGCTTCACCTGTGCTGCCGCGGTAACCATAGGCTTCGGTCAAGtcaag AATGTGCTGGGACTGAAGGACATACCTCATGAGTTCTTCCTGCAGGTCTACTACACCTTCAACAGGATACCTGAGGCcag gataggAGATGTGGTTCTaggtctgctgtgtctgtgtctgctggTGACGTTGCAGTGGATGAAGAGTACCCTGGAACCCCCGTCAGAACAGGACGCCCCCCTCACCAGGGCCGCTCACACTCTGGTCTGGGGCATCGCTACCG TGCGTAATGCGTTGGTCGTAGTGGCGGCGTCCTTCGTGGCATTCTCGTGGAACGCGATAGGCTCACCGGTCTTCACCATTACCGGGAAAACGTCCCAGGGCCTGCCGCCGTTCAGAGCCCCTCCCCTCTCCGAGACCACGCCCAACGGTACCGGCATCGGCTTCGGAGAGATCGTAGAG GATTTTGGAGGAGGGCTGGCTGTCATCCCCTTCATGGGAGTACTGGAGAGCATTGCCATCGCTAAAGCCTTCG CCAGTCAGAATGACTATAGGATCGATGCCAACCAGGAACTGTTTGCTATTGGTCTAACCAACATTATGGGATCCTTCGTCTCAGCCTATCCGGTCACAGGAAGCTTCGGAAG GACTGCGGTGAACTCCCAGACAGGGGTGTGTACACCAGCCGGAGGCATAGTCACTG GTGTGGTAGTGCTGTTGTCCCTGGCCTTCCTGATGCCAGCATTCTACTACATCCCTAAAGCCTCTCTGGCAGCTGTCATCATCTGTGCTGTGGCTCCCATGGTCGACTACCGTGTCATCATACAGTTCTGGAGGATACGCA agCTTGACCTGGTGCCGTTCCTGACCACCTTCCTGTTGAGTTTCTGGGAGGTGCAGTACGGCATTGTGGGAGGTGTAGTTGTTTCTGGACTCATGCTGCTCTACAATGTAGCCAGGCCCAGCATAAAG gtgtgtgaTCATGGTGTTCTGGTGATGGAGTTGGATAGTGGACTCAGTTTCCCCTCCACAGAGTACCTCAACACTGTCCTATACACTCAGGCACTACAGG cctctcctcctagGTCAGTGGTCCTGGACTGTCATCATGTCAATACTGTAGACTATACAGTTGTCAACGAGCTCAGGGACCTGCTACGACAGTTCAAACTACGAGGGGTCGGACTCGTCTTCTCTGGCCTGcag tattcgGTCTTGGAGGTCCTGTTGGCAGCAGACCTGCCGGATTTTAGACACACCGCCAGTGTGGAGGCGGCACTAACCATCCTATCGG AGCCAACGTAA
- the LOC139568052 gene encoding zinc finger protein ZFP2-like isoform X2 → MRFHSDARPYVCPQCGQSFKISDHLKSHMISHSGNKPYVCPECSQSFVRYISLKYHRLSHTGERPLSCPECPMTFARPHTLMIHRRQHTGETPFSCQDCGKQFKQGYQLKDHVTIKHTGEKPYKCSECDKCFITPASRKVHMVVHTGEKPYKCTECCRRYSQSGHLAQHMRRHTGEKPYKCSECDKCFITSASRKVHMVVHTGEKPYKCTECCRSYSQSGSLKRHRCEQQPR, encoded by the coding sequence ATGCGGTTCCACAGCGACGCGCGGCCCTACGTCTGCCCCCAGTGCGGACAAAGCTTCAAAATCTCCGACCACCTGAAGAGCCACATGATTTCCCACAGCGGGAATAAACCGTACGTGTGCCCGGAGTGCAGCCAGAGTTTTGTCCGTTACATTAGTCTGAAGTATCACCGGCTGAGCCACACCGGCGAGCGCCCGCTGTCCTGCCCAGAGTGTCCCATGACCTTTGCCCGGCCGCACACCCTTATGATCCACCGGCGACAGCACACCGGGGAGACGCCGTTCTCTTGCCAGGACTGTGGGAAGCAGTTCAAACAGGGGTACCAATTGAAAGACCACGTTACAATcaaacacacaggggagaaaccataCAAATGCTCCGAGTGTGACAAGTGCTTCATCACCCCGGCGTCTCGTAAAGTGCACATGGttgtccacacaggagagaagccgtaCAAATGCACAGAGTGCTGTAGAAGATACAGTCAGAGTGGGCATCTAGCGCAGCACATGAGgagacacacaggggagaaaccataCAAATGCTCCGAGTGTGACAAGTGCTTCATTACTTCGGCGTCCCGTAAAGTGCACATGGttgtccacacaggagagaagccgtaCAAATGCACGGAGTGCTGTAGGAGCTACAGTCAGAGTGGGTCCCTGAAGAGGCACAGGTGTGAGCAGCAACCCAGGTGA
- the LOC139568052 gene encoding uncharacterized protein isoform X1, translating to MEEGASLHSVNLNQLKMEEGASLHSVNLNQLKMEEGDSLHSVNLNQLKMEEGDSLHSVNLNRLKMEEGDSLHSVNLSQLKMEEGDSLHSVNLSQLKMEEGDSLHSVNLSQLKMEEGDSLHSVNLSQLKMEEGDSLHSVNLSQLKMEEGDSLHSVNLNRLKMSAAVSLPILRLHRLTKDQLSLCAPRLNQNNQKKKNSTTSRGKKQSTGKGNDSADSKSISSQESLVPRHQHCPKGSKNKPKIILKLSRSILRPDAAKQEVKQEMDELPIEMRSDEHWLNSVKPESYDPEMGNTRGPTESDPRTDAHHLGIKTKDAPLY from the exons ATGGAGGAAGGAGCTTCTCTGCATAGCGTTAACCTGAATCAACTCAAAATGGAGGAAGGAGCTTCTCTGCATAGCGTTAACCTGAATCAACTCAAAATGGAGGAAGGAGATTCTCTGCATAGCGTTAACCTGAATCAACTCAAAATGGAGGAAGGAGATTCTCTGCATAGCGTTAACCTGAATCGACTCAAAATGGAGGAAGGAGATTCTCTGCATAGCGTTAACCTGAGTCAACTCAAAATGGAGGAAGGAGATTCTCTGCATAGCGTTAACCTGAGTCAACTCAAAATGGAGGAAGGAGATTCTCTGCATAGCGTTAACCTGAGTCAACTCAAAATGGAGGAAGGAGATTCTCTGCATAGCGTTAACCTGAGTCAACTCAAAATGGAGGAAGGAGATTCTCTGCATAGCGTTAACCTGAGTCAACTCAAAATGGAGGAAGGAGATTCTCTGCATAGCGTTAACCTGAATCGACTCAAAATGTCCGCTGCTGTTTCTTTACCCATCTTGAGACTCCACAGACTGACAAAGGATCAATTGTCTCTCTGTGCTCCTAGACTTAATCAGAACAACCAGAAGAAGAAAAACTCCACCACCAGCAGAGGAAAGAAACAATCCACAGGAAAAGGAAACGACTCTGCTGACAGCAAAAGCATTTCTAGTCAGGAATCACTAGTGCCTAGACATCAGCACTGCCCGAAGGGAAGCAAAAATAAACCCAAGATAATTCTCAAACTCTCCCGCTCCATCTTGAGACCTGACGCAGCAAAACAAGAG GTGAAACAAGAGATGGACGAGCTGCCTATCGAAATGAGAAGTGATGAACACtggttgaactctgtgaagccaGAGAGCTACGACCCAGAGATGGGTAACACCAGGGGACCTACAGAGAGCGACCCCAGGACAGATGCACATCACTTGGGTATCAAGACGAAGGATGCCCCCCTGTACTGA